GGGCCCGAGGCGGCCGGCCGCATAGTTACCACAGCCTCACACCCTGACCATGACCTTGAGGGCCTGGCGTTTGTCCATCGCCGCGTATCCACCGGGTACGCCGTCCAGATCCACCGTCATGTCGAAGACGGGTGAGGGGTCGAGCGTGCCTG
The DNA window shown above is from Candidatus Eisenbacteria bacterium and carries:
- a CDS encoding IMP dehydrogenase; this encodes GTLDPSPVFDMTVDLDGVPGGYAAMDKRQALKVMVRV